AGCGGGGTGCTGCTGTACGACACCCTCGGGCAGGGCCTGTCCCGGATCGGCGGCCCCGGCTCCAGCGCCCCACGGCCGACCCGCAGACCTCCCCGGCTGCTGCCCTCCCGGATCGCCGACCTCCCGGCGGACCTCCCGGAACCGGTGGCCTCGCCGAGCGGGGAGTGGCCCCGCGCCGGCGGCCTGCCGATGCACCGGCATCTGACCCGCAAGGCGGCGCTGCGCGAGTTCCCGTCGTTGCGTCCGGACGCACTGGTGGGCGCGATCCAGTACTGGGACGGGCAGGTCGACGATGCCCGGCACACGATGTTCGTCGCCCGCACCGCCGCCCGCTTCGGCGCGGCGGTCGTGACCTCCGCCAAGGTCGTCGACCTGCTGCGGGAGGGCGACGGGGTGACCGGCGCGGTCGTGCGCGACCTGGAGACCGGCGACGGCACCGGCACCGGCGACGGCTCGGGATCCCAGGAGATCCGCGTCCGGGCACGGCGGACGATCAGCGCGACCGGCGTGTGGACCGACGACGTGCAGGCGCTGCTGGGCCGGCGGGGGCCGGTGTCCGTGCGCGCGTCCAAGGGTGTCCACCTGGTCGTCCCGCGTGACCGCCTGCTGGGCGCCACCGGGCTGATCCTGCGCACCGAGCGCAGCGTGCTGTTCGTCATCCCGTGGGGCAACCACTGGATCATCGGCACCACCGACACCGACTGGGACCTCGACCTGGCCCACCCGGCCGCGACCCGCGCCGACATCGACTACCTGCTCGACCAGGTCAACCGGGTGCTGCGCACCCCGCTCACCCACGACGACATCGTCGGCGTGTACGCCGGCCTGCGCCCGCTGCTCGCGGGCCAGTCCGACGACACGGCGCAGCTGTCCCGCGAGCACGCCGTCGTCGCCGCCGCGCCCGGGCTCACGACCGTCGCCGGCGGGAAGTACACGACCTACCGGGTGATGGCCGCCGACGCGGTCGACGCGGCGGTGGCCGGGCTGCCGAGGACCGTCCCGCCGTCGTGTACCGACAAGGTCCCGCTGCTCGGCGCCGACGGCTACCTCGCCGTGTGGAACGGGCGGGAGCGGCTCGCCGAGCGCGCCGGCCTGCACGTCGCCCGGATCGAGCACCTGCTGCGCAGGTACGGCACCCTCGCCGAGGAACTCGTCGACATGGTCATCGCCGACCGGCGACTGGCCGCGCCGCTGCCCGGTGCCGAGGCCTACCTGGCGGTCGAGGCGGTGTACGCGGCCACGCACGAGGGCGCGCTGCACCTGGAGGACGTGCTGGCCAGACGGACGCGGATCTCCTTCGAGGCACCGGACCGAGGCCTGGCGGCCGCCCGCCCGGTGGCCGAGCTGATCGCCCCGGTCCTCGGCTGGGACGAGGCGCGGGTAGGCGCCGAGGTCGAGCTGTACGAGGCCCGCGTCGCCGCCGAGCGCGCCTCTCAGCGTGCCGGCGACGACCCGGCCGCGGACGCCGCCCGCCTCGCCGCTCCCGACGCCCGCCGTCTCCCCTCCGTCCGCGCCACGCCCCACCCCAAGCCAGCCGCTCCCCGCCCCAAGCCAGCCGCCGCGGAGCCGACGCACGCGGATCACGACGCCGAGCCGCCCACTCCCGCCGGCGGTGTCTCGATCAACGCGGCCGCCGCCAGCGCGGCGGCCGGCCTGCGGGCGGCCCGCCGCGTCGTCATCGGCGGCATCGCCGGCTCCCGCGCCCATCCGACCGACCCGGCCACCGACGACACCGGCCCCGACCACTCCGGCGGCACCGCCGCCTAGCCCGAAGCCGTCTAGCCTGGGCACGTCGGCCGAGCGCGGTCGGGCCGGAGACGAGGTGGCGCCGGATGAGCAACGCGGACGCGGGTGGCGTGGAGACGTTCGACGTCGTCGTCATCGGGGCTGGGCCGGCCGGGGAGGTGGCGGCCGGCCGGCTCGCCGAGGCGGGTCTGTCGGTCGCGGTCGTCGAGCACGAGCGGGTGGGCGGCGAGTGCTCCTTCTGGGGCTGCATGCCGAGCAAGACGCTGCTGCGCCCCGGCGACGTGCTCGCCGCTACGCGGCGCGTGCCGGGCGCGGCCGGTGCGGTGACCGGAGAGATCGACGCGGCCGCCGCGTTCTCCCGCCGGGACGAGATCGTCGGCGGATTCTCGGACAAGGGCCAGGTTCCCTGGCTGCGCGACCGCGGGGTGACGATCGTCCGGGGTCGCGGCCGGCTCGCCGGCCGGCGGCTCGTCGACGTGGACACGACGAAGACCGTGGTCCCGGACGAGTCGGACGGGAAGCCCCGCCGGCTGGCGGCGCGCCGGGCGGTGGTGCTGGCGACCGGGACGACGGCGGTCAGGCCGCCGATTCCGGGCCTGGCCGAGGTCGAGCCGTGGGACAACCGGTCGGCGACCGGCGCCACGACCGTTCCGCGCAGGATGGTCGTGCTGGGCGGCGGCGCCGTCGGCACCGAGCTCGCGCAGGGGTTCCGCCGGCTCGGCGTCGTCGAGGTGACGATCGTCGAGGGCCAGCAAGGGCTGCTCGCCCACGAGGAGCCGTTCGTCGGCAAGGAGGTCGCCGAGGCGTTCGAGTCCGAGGGGATCACGGTCCGGACCGGGCAGAAGGTCACCGCGGTGCGCCGCCAGCAGGCGGCGTACGACGAGCGCCGCGGCCCGGTCGTCGTGACGCTCGACAACGGTGACCAGGTCGAGGCCGACGAGATCCTCGTCGCGGTCGGCCGGCATCCCGCCACCGACGACCTGGGCCTGGAGACGGTCGGCCTGACGCCCGGCCGCCCGGTCGAGGTCGACAACCACCTGCGCGCGGTCGGCGTGCGGACGGCGACCGGGTCCGGTGACGAGGGCGACGAGGGCGCCGGCGACGACGGCTGGCTGTTCGCCGTCGGCGACGTGAACGGGCGGGCGCTGCTGACCCACATGGGCAAGTACCAGGCGCGCATCGTCGCCGACATCGTCGCCGGCCGTACCGACCCGTCCGGCGCCGAGCCGGTCGAGGTCGCCGGCAGCCGCGCCATCCCCCGGGTGACGTTCACCGACCCGCAGGTGGCGGCCGTCGGTCTGACGGAGGCCGCGGCGCGCGACGCCGGCCTTCGGGTCCGGGCCGTCTTGGTCCCGACCACCGGCGTCGCCGGCTCGTCCGTACGCGGCGTCGGCCTCGTCGGCACCTCCCAGCTGGTCGTCGACGAGGACCGCCGCGTCATCGTCGGCGCCACCTTCACCGGCCAGGACGTCCAGGAGCTGCTCCACTCGGCCACGATCGCCCTCGTTGGCGAGATCCCCCTCGACACCCTCTGGCACGCCGTCCCGTCGTTCCCCACCGTCAGCGAGGTCTGGCTCCGCCTCCTGGAGACCTACGGCCTCTAGCCGCGCCGCGACCCGTTGGCCTGATCGGCGTTGGCCTGATCGGCGTTGGCGCCCTCCGGCGGTCGCGGAAGTGCCGCGGCCACGACCCCCGGAGGGCAGAAATCGCGATCATGCCCAGCAGCGAGCCGTGAGGGCGGCGTGGCAGGGCGTCGTACGCTCGGTTGAGGTGGTCAGCAACGGGAGGGTGGGGTCCGATTCCTGCGCGGACACGGCACAGCGCGGGGCTGCTGCTGTACCGAGATGTGGCGGATGGGCTCGAGGTGCTCATCGCGCACATGGGCGGGCCGTTCTGGGCACGCAAGGACGAGGGCGCCTGGTCGATCCCGAAGGGCGAGTCCGAGCCGGACGAGGACCTACGCGTCGCCGCGGCCCGGGAGTTCGCCGAGGAGTTGGGATCGGCGCCGCCCGACGGCCCGTGGATCGAGCTCGGTGACGTGCGCCAGTCCGGCGGGAAGGTCGTCACGGCCTACGCGCTGCGCGGCGACTTCGACCCGGCCGCCGCCGTGAGCAACACCTTCGAGCTGGAATGGCCCCGCGGCTCAGGACGGGTCCGGACCTTCCCCGAGGTCGACCGGGTGGCATGGTTCGACCTCCCGACCGCCCGCGCCAAGCTCGTCCGCGGCCAGCTCCCCTTCCTCGACCGCCTCCTCGACCAGCTCGGCTCCCATCCGTGATCTTTTCGGAGCTCGGGGTGGCGCCGCTGTCTGGAGACGCCCTCGACATCGCGATCACCCCGCTGGTCCTGCCAGGCGGGCCCCTGCCTGGCGGGGCTCTGCCTGGCAGGGCTCTGCCTGACGGGGCTCTGCCTGACGGGACTCTGCCTGACGGGACTCTGCCGCCGCCAGGCCGATGACGGCGGTCAGGAGAAGGAGGGCTCCCGCCAGGGTCGCGGCCGTCAGTCGCTCGCCGAGCAGGGTGAGCGCGAGGACCGCGGCGCTGACCGGTTCGAGCAGGAGCACCGTCGCCGTGGTCGCGGCCCGCACGACGGCGGCGCCAGCGAAGTAGAGCGGGTACGCCAGCGCCGTCGGCACCGCCGCCACGTACCCGAGCAGGAGCAGGACTCGGCCGAGGCCGGCGGCATGGGGCAGGAGCCCGCTGGCGGCGGCCCAGGGCAGCAGCGCGGCCCCGCCGATGCCGAAGGCCCACGCCGTCAGCGTCGCGGGCTCGTCCCCTGTCCCGGCTCCTCCGGGTCCCCCGGCCTGCCCGGCCCACCGGGCGAGCAGCGTCGTCAGGGAGTAACCGGCGGCCGACAGGAGCGCCAGCGCGACGCCCAGGGGACGGGCCGCACCACCCTGGTTTCCCAGGACGAGGACTCCCAGCCCCGCCACCGCGCCCACGACCGCCACGGCGCCGGCTCCGAGCCGCTCGCCCAGAGCGAGCCGGGCCCCCAGCGCGACCAGGACCGGCCCCGCCCCCAGGGTCACGATCGTGCCCACCGCGACCCCGGTCACCGCGACCGACGCGAAGTAGGCGGTCTGGAACACGGCCAGGCCCACGCCTGACCCGATCCGTACGAGGAGCCGACGCCTCGCCGCCCCGCCGGCCCGGGCACGGGCCCTTTGGGGTGCGGTGACCCCCGGCGAGGCGAGGTCCGGGCGCACGCCGGCCGGACGGGCGGCGCGGGCGCCGTCCACTCGCGCCGGACGGATCCGCCGCGGGATCCCGGCCAGGAGCAGCAGGGCAAAGCCGCCGACGAAACGCCAGAAGGAGACCGCGATGGGTCCGAGATTGCTCGATTGGTAGACGAGGTCCACCGCCGTTCCGGTGGTGCCCCAGGTGATCCCGGCAATAGCCAGGTAAGCCAGCCCCCGCCGTACAGGCAGGCTGGCGCCAACATTCGACACGGCGCTCTCCGCAAGGGGATGTGATGGTCGCAGATCCCGGATGCGGGCAGCACGACCAGAGCGCCGGACTCCCTCAGGCCGATCTCAGATCGGCGAGGACCGGCGCGGCGGTCTTCCCCTGCGGCCCGCCTTACGCGGCGGGCGGCGCGAGCGCCGTGAAGGTCATGGACAAGAGGCTACGGACGCGAGGCGCGGCCGTCTCCTCGTCCGGCTTGCATACCCCGCCAGGCGGACGGGCGGACGAGTTCTCGTACGCCTGGCAGGGCACGGCGGCGGTCGGGTCAGCTCGCGGGCTTCTCGTGGTGGCCGCCGAACTGCTTGCGCATGGCGGAAAGGATCTTGTCGGAGTAGAGGGACTCGCCGCGGGAGCTGAAGCGCTCGTAGAGGGACGCGGTGAGCACGTGCGCCGGGACGCCCTCCTCGACGGCGGCGAGCACCGTCCAGCGTCCCTCGCCGGAATCCGACACCCGGCCGCCGAAGGAGGCCAGCTCCGGGTCCTCGACGAGGGCGACGGCGGTCAGGTCGAGCAGCCAGGAGGCGACGACGCTGCCGCGCCGCCACACCTCGGTGACCTCCGGGATGTCGAAGTCGTACTGGTAGTACTCGGGGTGCGTGAGCGGGGTGGTCTCCGCGTCGTGGCCGGCGGCCGAGGTCCGGCCGATGCCCGCCTTGTTCAGCACGCCGAGGCCCTCGGCGAAGGCGGCCATCATGCCGTACTCGATGCCGTTGTGGATCATCTTCACGAAGTGGCCGGCCCCGATCGGGCCGCAGTGCAGGTAGCCCTGCTCGGCCTGGGTGGGCTCGCCCGAGCGGCCGGGGGTGCGCGGCGCCGTGTCGACGCCCGGGGCGATGGTGGCGAACAGCGGCTCCAGCCGCTTCACGACGTCCGGCTCACCGCCGATCATCAGGCAGAAGCCGCGCTCCAGGCCGAAGACGCCACCCGAGGTGCCGACGTCGACGTAGTGGATGCCCTTCGGCACCAGCGTCTTGGCCCGCTCGATGTCGTCGCGGTAGTACGAGTTGCCGCCGTCGATGATGATGTCGCCCGGCTCGAACAGGTCGGCGAGCTGGAAGACCGTTTCGCCGGTCAGCCCGGCCGGCACCATCACCCAGGCCGCGCGCGGGGTGGTCAGCGCCGCGGCGAACTCCTCCAGCGAGTTCGTTCCCGTCGCCCCCTCGGCCGCGAGCGCGGCGACGGCGTCCGCGCTGACGTCGTACACGACGCACTCGTGGCCGTCCCGCTGAAGCCGGCGCACCAGGTTGGCGCCCATCCGGCCCAGGCCGATCATCCCCAGTTGCATGTCGTCTCCGCTCGTCCCCGCACCGGGCGCCGCCGCCAACCGCGGCCACCGCCCCTGTCGCCTACCGACCTACCACCGGCTCGACCGGCCCTACCCTCACTATCGCCACCACCCGTGCCGGCCCGGCCACGACCCGCGCGGTAAGCGGGGTCGTCCGTCTTCCGGTCCGGAGGGCCGGCCAGCGAGGTGTGATCGCCCGGGTTCTTCATACTCCGTCCGTCGCCGCCCGACCTGGGCGCTGGGACAGTAGACCCCTCGACGTAACCGGTTCGCCACGCGCCACCGCCCGGACGGCCGGCACGGGGGCTTTCGGCGGCATCCGCGACTGGCCGGGGCGGTTCTTGATCCCGTGGTGGGCGCGGGTGTAGACCCGACAGAGCCCTCCCGGCCGCCGTCGATGGCAGACCGCGGTGCCCCCAGTTGAGTGAGACCCGAGTCGGGTGAGACCCCGAGTCGGGTGAGACGGAGTGTCGTCGACGATGACCGCTCAGGACGCGATACCGGATCAGATCATCGTCAGCACACCGCGCCGGCAGTTCGTCAACGATCCGGACGACGTCGTCGAGGAGGCCCTGGAAGGGCTGGAGGCCGCTTACCCTCGACTGATCCGCTGGAACCGGGACCCCAGCTTCGTCGCGCGCGCCGAGCCGGCGCCCCCCGGACGGGTCGCGGTCGTCTCCGGCGGCGGCTCCGGCCACGAGCCGCTGCACGTCGGCATGGTCGGCGAGGGGATGCTCGACGCCGCGGTCCCGGGCGCGGTGTTCGCGAGCCCGACCGCCGGCCAGATCCTGGCCGCCACCCAGGCCGCGTCCGGCGGCGCGGGGGTGGTGCACGTCGTCAAGAACTACACCGGTGACGTGCTGAACTTCGAGATCGCGGCCGAGTTCGCCACCGACGACGGGATCATCGTCAGCCAGATTCTCGTCGACGACGACCTGGCGACCACCTCGATGACGGGCGACGGCCCCGGGCGGCGGGGCACGGCCGCCACCGTCGTCGTCGAGAAGATCGTCGGGGCCGCGGCGGCGGCCGGAGCCGACCTGGAGCGGGTCAGCGCGCTCGGCCGGCGGGTCGCGGCGACGTCGCGGTCCATGGCCGTGGCGCTCGCCGCCGGGGCGCATCCCGGCGCCGCGCGCCCGTCGTTCGAGCTGCCCTCCGACGAGGTGGAGTTCGGCGTCGGCATCCACGGCGAGCGCGGCGTCGGCCGCCGCACGTTCGCGTCCGCCGACGACCTCGCCGACCAGCTGATCCGCCCGCTGGTCGCCGACCTGGCGATCGGCCGGGGCGACCGGGTCATCGCGATCACCAACGGCCTGGGAGCGACGACCGGGCTGGAGCTCGCCGTCATCCACCGCCGGGTGACGAAGATCCTCGCCGCCGCCGGCATCACGGTCGAGCGGGCGCTGGTCGGCCCGTATGTGACGTCGCTCGACATGGCCGGCTGCTCGGTGACCCTGACCAGGGCCGACGACGAGCTGCTCACCCTCTGGGACGCCCCCGTCCGCACGATCGCGCTGAGCTGGTAGCCCGCGCGGCGCACCTGGACCCCGGGCCGGCGGGCCCTCGACGCAGATGAGGCAGGTCGACATGGTCGGTACGGCGATCGGCGCGGACGCGGGCGACGAAGCCCCTGGCCAGGAAGGCTCTCGGCCGGCGCCTGAGACGTCTGAGGCAACTGAGGCGCCGGAAGCGCCGGAGCGAGCCAGCGCGGCATCCGCCGGGCACGGCGACCAGGCCTCGCGGGAGGAGAGCGGGCGAGGGCTAGGGCTCGACCTCGACGCGGCGTACGCCTGGATCGCCTCCTTCCAGCGGCGGTCCGAGGCGGAGGCCACCGAGCTGGGCGAGCTGGACCGCCGGGCCGGCGACGGCGACTTCGGCGCGAACATCCGCCGGGCGCTGCGCCGGGTGGAGCGCCGCCTCGACGAGGCCCCGCCGGCGACCCCCGGCGAGCTGTTCCTCGGCGTCGCGCACGGCTTCCTCAACACCGGCGGCACCAGTGGCCCGCTGTTCGGCCTGTGGTTTCGCGGCATCGGCCAGGCCAGCGACGCGCCGGTGATGACGCTGGCCGCGCTCGCGAAGGGCGTCGACGTCGGAACGGCCACCGTCCAGCGCCTCGGCAAGGCCCGTCCCGGCGACAAGACCATGGTCGACGCGATGGCCCCCGCGGCCGACGCGCTCGCGGCGGCCGTCGCCGACGGCCTGGACGTGGCGGGAGGCGTCGCGCTGGCCGCCGAGGCCGCGCGCGCCGGCGCGC
Above is a window of Pseudofrankia saprophytica DNA encoding:
- a CDS encoding DMT family transporter, whose product is MSNVGASLPVRRGLAYLAIAGITWGTTGTAVDLVYQSSNLGPIAVSFWRFVGGFALLLLAGIPRRIRPARVDGARAARPAGVRPDLASPGVTAPQRARARAGGAARRRLLVRIGSGVGLAVFQTAYFASVAVTGVAVGTIVTLGAGPVLVALGARLALGERLGAGAVAVVGAVAGLGVLVLGNQGGAARPLGVALALLSAAGYSLTTLLARWAGQAGGPGGAGTGDEPATLTAWAFGIGGAALLPWAAASGLLPHAAGLGRVLLLLGYVAAVPTALAYPLYFAGAAVVRAATTATVLLLEPVSAAVLALTLLGERLTAATLAGALLLLTAVIGLAAAESRQAESRQAEPRQAEPCQAEPRQAGARLAGPAG
- the dhaL gene encoding dihydroxyacetone kinase subunit DhaL, with product MVGTAIGADAGDEAPGQEGSRPAPETSEATEAPEAPERASAASAGHGDQASREESGRGLGLDLDAAYAWIASFQRRSEAEATELGELDRRAGDGDFGANIRRALRRVERRLDEAPPATPGELFLGVAHGFLNTGGTSGPLFGLWFRGIGQASDAPVMTLAALAKGVDVGTATVQRLGKARPGDKTMVDAMAPAADALAAAVADGLDVAGGVALAAEAARAGALATESMRARRGRAAYVGDLARGVLDPGALTVALFFDSALA
- the gnd gene encoding phosphogluconate dehydrogenase (NAD(+)-dependent, decarboxylating) — protein: MQLGMIGLGRMGANLVRRLQRDGHECVVYDVSADAVAALAAEGATGTNSLEEFAAALTTPRAAWVMVPAGLTGETVFQLADLFEPGDIIIDGGNSYYRDDIERAKTLVPKGIHYVDVGTSGGVFGLERGFCLMIGGEPDVVKRLEPLFATIAPGVDTAPRTPGRSGEPTQAEQGYLHCGPIGAGHFVKMIHNGIEYGMMAAFAEGLGVLNKAGIGRTSAAGHDAETTPLTHPEYYQYDFDIPEVTEVWRRGSVVASWLLDLTAVALVEDPELASFGGRVSDSGEGRWTVLAAVEEGVPAHVLTASLYERFSSRGESLYSDKILSAMRKQFGGHHEKPAS
- a CDS encoding glycerol-3-phosphate dehydrogenase/oxidase — its product is MTGSAHSAGPAPAPNAQTVERAGGPGQLGPDARAAALRRLAEETFDVLVIGGGVTGAGTALDAASRGLSVALVEARDLAAGTSSRSSKLIHGGLRYLEQLNGALVREALRERTLLLDTLAPHLVRPVQFLLPLTHHGWERAYIGSGVLLYDTLGQGLSRIGGPGSSAPRPTRRPPRLLPSRIADLPADLPEPVASPSGEWPRAGGLPMHRHLTRKAALREFPSLRPDALVGAIQYWDGQVDDARHTMFVARTAARFGAAVVTSAKVVDLLREGDGVTGAVVRDLETGDGTGTGDGSGSQEIRVRARRTISATGVWTDDVQALLGRRGPVSVRASKGVHLVVPRDRLLGATGLILRTERSVLFVIPWGNHWIIGTTDTDWDLDLAHPAATRADIDYLLDQVNRVLRTPLTHDDIVGVYAGLRPLLAGQSDDTAQLSREHAVVAAAPGLTTVAGGKYTTYRVMAADAVDAAVAGLPRTVPPSCTDKVPLLGADGYLAVWNGRERLAERAGLHVARIEHLLRRYGTLAEELVDMVIADRRLAAPLPGAEAYLAVEAVYAATHEGALHLEDVLARRTRISFEAPDRGLAAARPVAELIAPVLGWDEARVGAEVELYEARVAAERASQRAGDDPAADAARLAAPDARRLPSVRATPHPKPAAPRPKPAAAEPTHADHDAEPPTPAGGVSINAAAASAAAGLRAARRVVIGGIAGSRAHPTDPATDDTGPDHSGGTAA
- a CDS encoding dihydroxyacetone kinase subunit DhaK; protein product: MTAQDAIPDQIIVSTPRRQFVNDPDDVVEEALEGLEAAYPRLIRWNRDPSFVARAEPAPPGRVAVVSGGGSGHEPLHVGMVGEGMLDAAVPGAVFASPTAGQILAATQAASGGAGVVHVVKNYTGDVLNFEIAAEFATDDGIIVSQILVDDDLATTSMTGDGPGRRGTAATVVVEKIVGAAAAAGADLERVSALGRRVAATSRSMAVALAAGAHPGAARPSFELPSDEVEFGVGIHGERGVGRRTFASADDLADQLIRPLVADLAIGRGDRVIAITNGLGATTGLELAVIHRRVTKILAAAGITVERALVGPYVTSLDMAGCSVTLTRADDELLTLWDAPVRTIALSW
- a CDS encoding NUDIX domain-containing protein produces the protein MPARTRHSAGLLLYRDVADGLEVLIAHMGGPFWARKDEGAWSIPKGESEPDEDLRVAAAREFAEELGSAPPDGPWIELGDVRQSGGKVVTAYALRGDFDPAAAVSNTFELEWPRGSGRVRTFPEVDRVAWFDLPTARAKLVRGQLPFLDRLLDQLGSHP
- a CDS encoding dihydrolipoyl dehydrogenase family protein, which gives rise to MSNADAGGVETFDVVVIGAGPAGEVAAGRLAEAGLSVAVVEHERVGGECSFWGCMPSKTLLRPGDVLAATRRVPGAAGAVTGEIDAAAAFSRRDEIVGGFSDKGQVPWLRDRGVTIVRGRGRLAGRRLVDVDTTKTVVPDESDGKPRRLAARRAVVLATGTTAVRPPIPGLAEVEPWDNRSATGATTVPRRMVVLGGGAVGTELAQGFRRLGVVEVTIVEGQQGLLAHEEPFVGKEVAEAFESEGITVRTGQKVTAVRRQQAAYDERRGPVVVTLDNGDQVEADEILVAVGRHPATDDLGLETVGLTPGRPVEVDNHLRAVGVRTATGSGDEGDEGAGDDGWLFAVGDVNGRALLTHMGKYQARIVADIVAGRTDPSGAEPVEVAGSRAIPRVTFTDPQVAAVGLTEAAARDAGLRVRAVLVPTTGVAGSSVRGVGLVGTSQLVVDEDRRVIVGATFTGQDVQELLHSATIALVGEIPLDTLWHAVPSFPTVSEVWLRLLETYGL